The following are encoded together in the Azospirillum lipoferum 4B genome:
- a CDS encoding ArsC/Spx/MgsR family protein, which produces MADVTFFEKPGCGGNARQKALLEQAGHRVIARDLLGEPWTPETLRPFFGDRPVADWFNRAAPAVKNGEVVPEAMDEASALAAMVERPLLIRRPLMQVGDRRDCGFETDRVDAWIGLGDAAPAERKMEGCLRPDMPPCPKP; this is translated from the coding sequence ATGGCTGACGTGACTTTCTTCGAGAAGCCCGGCTGCGGCGGCAACGCCCGGCAGAAAGCCCTGCTGGAGCAGGCCGGTCACCGGGTGATCGCCCGCGACCTGCTGGGGGAGCCCTGGACGCCCGAAACGCTGCGCCCCTTCTTCGGCGACCGGCCGGTGGCTGACTGGTTCAACCGCGCCGCCCCGGCGGTGAAGAACGGCGAGGTGGTGCCGGAGGCGATGGACGAAGCGTCGGCGCTGGCCGCGATGGTCGAACGCCCGCTGCTGATCCGCCGCCCGCTGATGCAGGTCGGCGACCGCCGCGACTGCGGCTTCGAGACCGACCGGGTGGACGCCTGGATCGGGCTGGGCGACGCGGCGCCGGCGGAAAGGAAGATGGAGGGATGCCTGCGGCCCGATATGCCGCCCTGTCCAAAGCCCTGA
- a CDS encoding FMN-dependent NADH-azoreductase, with amino-acid sequence MTTILHVDSSPLGTASVTRQLTASIVEALVKADPAATVVTRDVAANPPAHLDGELLQVVKLGVVEGLSPRQSEELALTNALLDEFLAADVVVVGAPMYNFTIPTQLKAWIDRLAQAGRTFRYTEKGPEGLAGGKRVIVASGRGGVYSTNPALAGLDHQEAYLRTVFGFFGITDVTFIRAEGIGMGPEAKDKALAGAAKEIDGLLAAA; translated from the coding sequence ATGACCACGATCCTGCATGTCGACTCCAGCCCACTCGGCACCGCCTCCGTCACCCGCCAGCTGACCGCCTCCATCGTCGAGGCCCTGGTGAAGGCCGACCCGGCCGCCACCGTCGTCACCCGCGACGTCGCCGCCAACCCGCCGGCCCATCTGGACGGCGAACTGCTCCAGGTCGTCAAGCTCGGCGTCGTCGAGGGTCTGAGCCCGCGCCAGAGCGAAGAGCTGGCCCTGACCAATGCCCTGCTCGACGAGTTCCTGGCTGCCGATGTCGTCGTGGTCGGCGCGCCGATGTACAACTTCACCATCCCGACCCAGCTGAAGGCCTGGATCGACCGCCTCGCCCAGGCCGGCCGCACCTTCCGCTACACCGAGAAGGGGCCTGAGGGTCTGGCCGGCGGCAAGCGCGTGATCGTGGCGTCCGGCCGCGGCGGCGTCTATTCGACCAACCCGGCGCTGGCCGGCCTGGACCACCAGGAAGCCTATCTGCGCACCGTGTTCGGCTTCTTTGGCATCACCGACGTGACCTTCATCCGCGCCGAAGGCATCGGCATGGGTCCGGAAGCCAAGGACAAGGCGCTGGCCGGCGCCGCGAAGGAGATCGACGGGCTGTTGGCGGCGGCTTGA
- the draG gene encoding ADP-ribosyl-[dinitrogen reductase] hydrolase, giving the protein MRSPEIRSRALGAYLGLACGDALGATVEFLTKGEIAHQYGVHKHIKGGGWLKLTAGQVTDDTEMSLHLGRAILSGPEWDARRAAEEFAIWLKSVPVDVGDTTRRGIRRFIMHGTLEEPESEYHAGNGAAMRNLPVALATLGDDAAFERWSVEQSHITHCNQLSDSAVIALGRMVRRLVLGGGIVAAREEANALIAKHRQFKFEPYRGLSTAFIVDTVQTVFHYYFQTDSVESCVVETVNQGGDADTTGAIAGMLAGATYGVESIPPRWLRKLDREVYDEICQQTDALLARAPLFREA; this is encoded by the coding sequence ATCCGATCCCCCGAGATTCGATCCAGGGCACTCGGCGCCTATCTCGGCCTCGCCTGCGGCGACGCGCTGGGGGCGACCGTGGAGTTCCTGACCAAGGGCGAGATCGCCCACCAATATGGCGTTCACAAGCACATCAAGGGCGGCGGCTGGCTGAAGCTGACTGCCGGGCAGGTGACCGACGACACCGAGATGTCGCTGCATCTCGGCCGCGCCATCCTGTCGGGGCCGGAGTGGGACGCCCGCCGCGCGGCGGAGGAGTTCGCGATCTGGCTGAAATCGGTGCCTGTCGATGTCGGCGATACGACGCGCCGCGGCATCCGCCGCTTCATCATGCACGGCACGCTGGAGGAGCCGGAGTCGGAATACCATGCCGGCAACGGCGCGGCGATGCGCAACCTGCCGGTGGCGCTGGCGACGCTGGGCGACGATGCGGCCTTCGAACGCTGGTCGGTGGAACAGTCGCACATCACCCACTGCAACCAGCTGTCGGATTCCGCGGTGATCGCGCTGGGCCGGATGGTGCGCCGGCTGGTGCTGGGCGGCGGCATCGTCGCCGCGCGGGAGGAGGCGAACGCCCTGATCGCGAAACACCGTCAGTTCAAGTTCGAACCCTACCGCGGCCTGTCCACCGCCTTCATCGTCGATACGGTGCAGACCGTCTTCCACTATTACTTCCAGACCGATTCGGTCGAATCCTGTGTGGTGGAAACGGTAAACCAGGGGGGAGACGCCGACACCACCGGCGCCATCGCCGGCATGCTGGCCGGCGCCACCTATGGCGTGGAGTCGATCCCGCCGCGCTGGCTGCGCAAGCTGGACCGCGAGGTCTATGACGAGATTTGTCAGCAAACCGACGCGCTGCTGGCCCGCGCGCCGCTGTTCCGGGAGGCATGA
- a CDS encoding class II glutamine amidotransferase, protein MCELLGMSANVPTDICFSFAGLMRRGGQTGPHRDGWGIAFYEGKGCRTFHDPAPSSESEIARLVSQYSIKSCTVISHIRRANRGRVSLENTHPFTRELWGRVWTFAHNGQLKGIKDRILTFYEPVGSTDSEHAFCWLLDQIRMQYPEPPKTTAGLMKLIRHLAADLGTLGVFNMLLSDGRYLWCHCATNLAWLTRKAPFGAATLVDADMSVDFSRETTPDDVVTVIATRPLTRDEAWTVMQPGQMAVFRGGALVTR, encoded by the coding sequence ATGTGCGAACTCCTGGGCATGAGCGCCAACGTGCCCACGGACATCTGCTTCAGCTTCGCCGGCCTGATGCGCCGCGGCGGGCAGACCGGGCCGCACCGCGACGGCTGGGGCATCGCCTTTTACGAAGGCAAAGGCTGCCGCACCTTCCATGACCCGGCGCCCAGCAGCGAATCGGAAATCGCCCGGCTGGTCAGCCAGTATTCGATCAAGTCCTGCACGGTGATCTCGCACATCCGCCGTGCCAACCGCGGCCGGGTGTCACTGGAGAATACCCATCCCTTCACCCGCGAGCTGTGGGGCCGGGTGTGGACCTTCGCCCACAATGGGCAGCTGAAGGGCATCAAGGACCGTATCCTGACCTTCTACGAGCCGGTCGGCAGCACCGACAGCGAGCATGCCTTCTGCTGGCTGCTCGACCAGATCCGCATGCAGTATCCGGAGCCGCCGAAGACGACCGCCGGGCTGATGAAGCTGATCCGCCATCTGGCCGCCGATCTGGGAACGCTGGGCGTGTTCAACATGCTGCTCAGCGACGGGCGGTATCTGTGGTGCCACTGCGCGACCAACCTGGCCTGGCTGACCCGCAAGGCGCCGTTCGGTGCCGCCACCCTGGTGGATGCCGACATGAGCGTCGATTTCTCCAGGGAGACGACGCCCGACGACGTCGTCACCGTCATCGCCACCCGCCCGCTGACCAGGGACGAGGCCTGGACGGTGATGCAGCCGGGGCAGATGGCGGTCTTCCGCGGCGGGGCGCTGGTGACGCGCTGA